The following proteins are co-located in the Castor canadensis chromosome 5, mCasCan1.hap1v2, whole genome shotgun sequence genome:
- the Mrap gene encoding melanocortin-2 receptor accessory protein, with the protein MINRTNISVPYYSYEYYLDYLDLIPVDEKKLKANKHFIVIAFWVSLAAFVVILFLILLYTSWPGSLQMRRNSQHHQTCPWSHSLNLSSCLRRTSQGTAVEPGSGGGVDQRL; encoded by the exons ATGATCAACAGGACCAACATCTCTGTTCCGTACTACAGCTATGAATACTACCTAGACTACTTGGACCTCATTCCTGTGGATGAGAAGAAGCTAAAAGCCAACAAAC ATTTCATCGTCATCGCCTTCTGGGTGAGCCTGGCAGCTTTTGTGGTCATCCTCTTCCTCATTCTGCTGTATACGTCCTGGCCAGGCTCCCTGCAGATGAG GAGGaactcccagcaccaccaaacgtGCCCATGGAGTCACAGTCTCAACCTTTCCTCCTGCCTCCGGAGGACCTCCCAGGGGACAGCAGTGGAACCTGGAAGTGGAGGTGGTGTTGACCAGAGGCTATAG